A DNA window from Pseudomonas tohonis contains the following coding sequences:
- a CDS encoding AAA family ATPase has protein sequence MTSLHADEAFLAHYQFTHDPFAARVPGFKFYPAQRKPVLGQLHHLARYSQLLLVVTGPQGSGKTLLRQALVASTNKQAVQSVVVSARGAAEAGGLMRLVAQALGVAQGDARSVLAQVGQLALTGQEVYLLVDDAEDLDDAGLDNLLTLAAGNSEARPHVFLFADSNLLPRLELLADGEERFHAIELLPYSEDETREYLAQRLEGAGQGIELLTEEQIEDIHLQSGGWPGGINQSARELLVEAMLAERGASRKGGFSLNLPKKHLLALGVVAIGVVAALLMQNRSDSPASTQPTTAQLPMGQQPTPAGEAPAGQPQAPAEAPAVEFAGSSQPLPLPLVGEAQPVIREPLAQAAGQDDLDDGGAQPGSQAAIPPTVTTVAPPVGAVAGTAPAVPPAPVITQQPAVKPIQPIATAPTSAASAPAAVPTAPAKPAVAATTPAKPAEKPAAKPAAAPAVAAAGTASAGAGDGWYRAQAGGHYAVQILGTSSEGSAKAFVQQNGGEYRYFKKVHQGKPLYVVTYGNFPSRNAAQAAIKGLPAKVQAGKPWPKSFASIQQEIAR, from the coding sequence ATGACCAGCCTGCACGCCGACGAGGCCTTCCTGGCCCACTACCAGTTCACCCACGACCCCTTCGCCGCGCGGGTACCCGGCTTCAAGTTCTATCCCGCCCAGCGCAAGCCGGTGCTTGGGCAGTTGCACCACCTGGCCCGCTACAGCCAGCTGCTGCTGGTGGTGACCGGTCCCCAGGGCAGCGGCAAGACGCTGCTGCGCCAGGCGCTGGTCGCCAGCACCAACAAGCAGGCGGTGCAAAGCGTGGTGGTTTCCGCGCGCGGCGCGGCCGAGGCGGGTGGTCTGATGCGCCTGGTCGCCCAGGCGCTGGGCGTTGCCCAGGGCGACGCGCGCTCGGTCCTCGCCCAGGTCGGCCAGCTCGCGCTGACCGGCCAGGAGGTCTACCTGCTGGTGGACGATGCCGAAGACCTCGACGACGCCGGCCTCGACAACCTGCTGACCCTGGCCGCTGGCAACAGCGAGGCTCGCCCGCATGTCTTCCTCTTCGCCGACTCCAACCTGCTGCCGCGCCTGGAACTGCTCGCCGATGGCGAAGAACGTTTCCACGCCATTGAACTTCTGCCCTACAGCGAGGACGAAACCCGCGAATATCTGGCGCAGCGGCTCGAAGGCGCCGGACAGGGGATTGAGCTGCTGACCGAGGAGCAGATCGAGGACATCCATCTGCAATCCGGTGGTTGGCCCGGCGGCATCAATCAGTCCGCTCGTGAACTGTTGGTCGAGGCCATGCTCGCCGAGCGGGGGGCCTCGCGCAAAGGAGGGTTCAGCTTGAATCTACCGAAGAAGCACCTGCTGGCACTGGGGGTCGTCGCCATTGGCGTCGTCGCAGCCCTGTTGATGCAGAACCGTTCGGACAGCCCGGCTTCCACGCAGCCCACGACCGCACAGCTGCCCATGGGCCAGCAGCCGACGCCTGCCGGTGAAGCGCCCGCTGGCCAGCCCCAGGCACCGGCCGAAGCGCCCGCCGTAGAGTTCGCCGGCTCCTCGCAGCCCCTGCCGCTGCCCCTGGTGGGCGAAGCCCAGCCGGTGATCCGCGAGCCGCTGGCGCAGGCGGCAGGCCAGGACGATCTCGATGATGGTGGTGCCCAGCCTGGCTCCCAGGCGGCCATTCCGCCGACCGTCACCACCGTCGCACCGCCTGTGGGCGCTGTCGCTGGCACCGCTCCGGCCGTGCCGCCCGCTCCGGTGATCACCCAGCAGCCGGCGGTCAAGCCGATCCAGCCGATCGCCACTGCGCCGACTTCCGCCGCGTCCGCCCCGGCTGCCGTGCCCACGGCGCCCGCCAAGCCCGCCGTTGCGGCCACGACTCCGGCCAAGCCGGCCGAGAAGCCTGCTGCCAAGCCCGCTGCCGCACCGGCCGTGGCCGCTGCCGGCACTGCGTCCGCCGGTGCCGGTGATGGCTGGTATCGCGCCCAGGCCGGCGGTCATTACGCCGTGCAGATTCTCGGAACCAGCTCCGAAGGCAGTGCCAAGGCATTCGTCCAGCAGAACGGCGGCGAGTACCGCTACTTCAAGAAAGTCCACCAGGGCAAGCCGCTGTACGTCGTCACCTATGGCAATTTCCCCAGCCGCAATGCCGCCCAGGCCGCGATCAAGGGGCTACCCGCCAAGGTCCAGGCCGGCAAGCCCTGGCCCAAGAGCTTCGCCAGCATCCAGCAGGAAATCGCCCGCTGA
- the aroB gene encoding 3-dehydroquinate synthase, translating into MRTLQVDLGERSYPIHIGAGLLTQVELFAPHIAGKQVAIVTNETVAPLYLEQLTRTLSAYKVQPIVLPDGEAFKNWETLQLIFDGLLTARHDRRTTVIALGGGVIGDMAGFAAACYQRGVDFIQVPTTLLSQVDSSVGGKTGINHPLGKNMVGAFYQPRAVIIDTATLRTLAPRELSAGLAEVIKYGLICDEPLLPWLEEHMAALRSLEQEPLTEAIERSCAAKARVVGADERESGVRATLNLGHTFGHAIETHMGYGVWLHGEAVSAGTVMALEMSRRLGWIKEEERDRSIRLLRDAGLPIVPPEEMTPEQFLEHMAVDKKVLDGQLRLVLLRAIGEAVVTADYPRNILDDTLSADYRALADQLGE; encoded by the coding sequence ATGCGGACACTTCAGGTCGATCTTGGCGAGCGTAGTTATCCCATCCATATCGGCGCTGGCCTGCTGACGCAGGTCGAGCTTTTCGCGCCCCATATCGCCGGCAAGCAGGTGGCCATCGTCACCAACGAGACCGTCGCCCCTCTCTATCTCGAACAGCTGACCCGCACGCTTTCCGCCTACAAGGTGCAGCCGATCGTCCTGCCCGACGGCGAAGCCTTCAAGAACTGGGAAACCCTGCAACTGATCTTCGACGGCCTGCTCACCGCCCGTCACGATCGCCGCACCACCGTCATCGCCCTGGGCGGCGGCGTGATCGGTGACATGGCCGGCTTCGCGGCGGCCTGCTACCAGCGTGGTGTCGATTTCATCCAGGTGCCCACCACCCTGCTGTCCCAGGTGGACTCCTCCGTGGGTGGCAAGACCGGCATCAACCACCCGCTGGGCAAGAACATGGTCGGTGCGTTCTACCAGCCCCGGGCCGTGATCATCGATACTGCGACGCTGCGCACGCTTGCGCCGCGCGAGCTCTCCGCCGGCCTCGCCGAAGTGATCAAATACGGCCTGATCTGCGACGAGCCCTTACTGCCCTGGCTGGAAGAGCATATGGCCGCCCTGCGCAGCCTCGAACAGGAGCCCCTGACCGAAGCCATCGAGCGCTCCTGTGCGGCGAAAGCCCGGGTCGTCGGGGCCGACGAGCGCGAGTCCGGCGTACGCGCCACCCTCAACCTCGGCCACACCTTCGGCCATGCCATCGAGACCCACATGGGCTATGGCGTCTGGTTGCATGGCGAGGCGGTTTCCGCCGGCACCGTCATGGCACTGGAGATGTCCCGGCGCCTGGGCTGGATCAAAGAAGAGGAGCGTGATCGTTCGATCCGCCTGCTGCGCGATGCCGGCTTGCCCATCGTGCCGCCGGAAGAGATGACGCCCGAGCAGTTCCTCGAACACATGGCAGTGGACAAGAAGGTCCTCGACGGACAGCTGCGCCTGGTGCTGTTGCGCGCGATCGGCGAGGCCGTTGTCACTGCGGATTACCCGCGAAATATTCTGGACGACACCCTGAGCGCGGACTATCGCGCCCTGGCTGACCAGCTTGGAGAGTAA
- the aroK gene encoding shikimate kinase AroK, with protein MRNLILVGPMGAGKSTIGRLLAKELRLPFKDSDKEIEQRTGADIPWIFDVEGEQGFRDREQSMLQELCLADGVVVATGGGAVLRPANREALRGGGRVVYLHTSVEQQIDRTSRDRNRPLLRTADPGRVLRDLMAIRDPLYREIADIIIETDERPPRLVVQEILERLQALPPR; from the coding sequence GTGCGTAATTTGATCCTCGTTGGCCCGATGGGAGCTGGAAAGAGCACCATCGGGCGTTTGCTTGCCAAAGAACTGCGCCTGCCCTTCAAGGATTCCGACAAGGAAATCGAGCAGCGGACGGGTGCGGACATCCCTTGGATATTCGATGTCGAAGGCGAGCAGGGTTTTCGTGATCGCGAGCAGTCGATGCTTCAGGAGCTCTGCCTCGCCGATGGCGTCGTGGTTGCGACGGGGGGCGGAGCTGTCTTGCGGCCTGCCAACCGCGAAGCGCTCAGGGGGGGAGGCCGGGTCGTCTATCTGCACACCTCGGTTGAGCAGCAGATCGACCGCACCTCCCGCGACCGTAACCGGCCACTGCTGCGCACCGCTGACCCGGGGCGTGTGCTGCGTGACCTCATGGCCATCCGCGACCCGCTTTACCGGGAGATCGCCGACATCATCATCGAGACCGATGAGCGGCCTCCGCGTCTGGTGGTCCAGGAAATCCTCGAACGATTGCAGGCGCTGCCACCCCGTTAA